In one Dreissena polymorpha isolate Duluth1 chromosome 7, UMN_Dpol_1.0, whole genome shotgun sequence genomic region, the following are encoded:
- the LOC127839934 gene encoding uncharacterized protein LOC127839934 has product MGYPGVDCPGHLKRSEGSPIVPHSARKVLKLEGTPGSSQYLSSRVGSNRKDASGNKIKRLEEDVCGLRRKLGKLKDRVSELDKDKASNSKTEQVVGKADRTGQLAKKKEGQGSVSKKEADSILETKPCQAICEQDVEAIVGKAIGDQNKFKNLCLYKFTQEELVSCTRTGKQTIKCMDNVKPQLDHTKFKELETLVLKYTSYDKQSFKKKNENLQKVLRREKNGAV; this is encoded by the exons ACATCTAAAAAGGTCAGAGGGTTCACCAATCGTGCCTCACTCAGCAAGGAAAGTTTTGAAGCTTGAAG GGACTCCAGGAAGCAGCCAGTATTTAAGCAGTAGGGTTGGTTCAAACAGAAAAGATGCATCTGG aaataaaataaaacgactGGAGGAAGATGTTTGTGGCCTTCGAAGAAAATTAGGGAAACTCAAGGATAGGGTCTCAGAGTTGGATAAGGATAAAGCATCTAACTCTAAGACAGAACAAGTGGTGGGAAAAGCGGACAGGACGGGGCAGTTGGCAAAGAAGAAAGAGGGACAGGGAAGTGTGTCAAAAAAGGAGGCTGATTCGATACTTGAAACTAAGCCGTGCCAGGCAATCTGTGAACAAGATGTTGAAGCCATTGTAGGCAAGGCTATTGGGGATCAGAACAAATTCAAAAATTTATGTTTATACAAGTTCACTCAGGAAGAATTGGTGTCTTGCACCCGAACAGGGAAGCAAACTATCAAATGTATGGACAATGTGAAACCCCAGTTAGATCACACTAAATTTAAGGAACTGGAAACATTAGTATTAAAATACACTTCATATGATAAAcaaagtttcaaaaaaaaaaatgaaaacttacagAAAGTTCTTAGAAGAGAGAAAAATGGAGCAGTCTGA